In the genome of Arachis stenosperma cultivar V10309 chromosome 2, arast.V10309.gnm1.PFL2, whole genome shotgun sequence, the window gatttaataatttattgactaCAACAAACTCTTAAATAAAACTTTGATTCACGATACATTATTACTTAACTTGTCAAATTAAAAGATACTACCAAAAAAAACCTGCAATTTTACCAATGACATTCTTTGCGAATATAAAACAAACACAATATAGGTTCTGTCCTTATGGATAGAGTCCCTGTCCTGGTTTATAATCTCCATCCATCAAAGTTCTATCTTGCATTTATCAATCATTTATTATACATTTATTATAAATGTAAAGATATTTGACATACATTGATTAGCCAAACCTAGTTTTTCTATTCTCAAACCTCATGAGATATGTACTTGCTATATTTGGTAGATCTCTAAGACAAATATATGACAAAACCACCAACCCCACTATTTTCTACTGAAGTCCAAAATCTGAAAAATTGTTAATAGCCTAAGCAGCTGAAGCCACGACATATTGACATAAAAAGGATGAAAACCAACAATAAGGCGATTCCAAAAACAATCaatttgatcttcatattttcaatccacatcttctttttcatttttgttcCTTGTGTTCTGAAATCCTGTGCCTGTATAAGTAACACAAGCAAATCAACACGGTTTTGGATCATACCATAATATCTACACCTAAAACACAAATAATGCTACATgatgaataaaatttatattttttggcCAATATTTAGTCAATtctatattaaatacaaaattttaaaccTTAAATCTTAACTTCTAAATTCTAATAGTATAAATATAAATTGTTAGTCCAAAATATTagctaatattaataaaaaatattagccTCCAATATTCTCTTTCTTAGACGTCGTTCGTTTGAAACATATTACTAGCAtgtatttttttagtataataaaaaaattttgtgggagtttttttatgatttgtaATGTTTTGAACCTCTAAAATTAGTTATGGTTTGACTTGGTTtactatcttttattttaaatttaaaaactcCACAAAATTAAATAACGTTTTCACTAAATAAAATACTATATTGTGAAgtaatttagttttaaaagtgttattgaagtaatttattttaaaaattattccATTTAAATCAATGAATTATCTTTCACGTTCTAACCTGTGAGCGAAGATTGTCAGTCTTATCGACTAGCATTTCAATCTTCTCTCCACGATCAAGAacctgcaaaaaaaaaaaaaaataataaatcttctattttattccaGATAAATTATATTGTTTTGTTAACAAAGAACAATAATGACATTCATAAAGATCATACCTTTTCAATGTTTTCCATCATTACGCCCTTAACTTCAGCAACTTGAGCCTTTACTTTGGCAagcttgttgatctcttcgGGATGGTCAACACAATATTGCATTTGTTGTTTCAATTTTGGCCTGCAATTACCATAAATAAAATAAGGGAAAGTATGTGTATAAATAGAGATTTatgaagtattagagatataattattagtgttacattttcCCATCAGCCGaagtttttgggatgagtggtatcatgacatggtattaaagcGCTAGATCCGAAAGGTTAAGAGTTCGATCCTTGTCGAACTCgagaagatgtttattatcccttgTACTCGGATGATTATTCTAAATAGTATAGGAGATGTTCATTTCATAACTCAATAGTCATTGTTTGTCTCCCTAGCGGGATCCAACAAACAAATATGACATTATAAAATAGCCAACATCATTGGTAATTTTACAgagacgaaaaaaaaaacagttagaaattatcttatttaacatttataaattatttcaacaattaattaatgttaaatAAAGTAACTTATAGTTATTTTTgactaattattttttgttatcaaaTATTTCTGAACATCATTATTCAATAGCTTAAAAGAGTTacaataatttgataataaattcTAGATAGGTGATAAGTATAAATTTTAGCCTTAAAAACATGAAAAGGCAAGCTAGTTAATGGCATCATTGGCATGAATGCATAACTATATAACTTTTATAATATCAAACTAGATCATTTTGGAATGGCATGCTTATTATCTATGTAATAAAATATGTgcattcattaaaaaaatttgattataaaattagataCCCAAATTCTCTATTTAGACTGTTAGCTGAAGCAGTTGATGCTTTTCCTCCACTATATTTTTTGCTGAATTCATCCTTGACACGCTCAAGGAAAGCAATAGGAAGTTGTCTACCAGCAGATTCAATTGCGACCACACAATAGGCTGCAACATCCAAAATAAATCCATCATTTTATGTCAAAATCCAAACATACATTACAACTTCATTTTAAATCTATTTTGGATTTTACAAAATGTCACATCAGTATTTATGAGATTACTATATTGGTATGTATATCTATCCGCATTGGTAATATAATCTAACTAGATCTATGATTCCTACTAACAATGTTTGTTTTATGACCAAAAATTAAACCACTAgttcaattttcaaaacattatGATAATACTACTGTGCCACGCACAAACAATGAACTAAAGTATTAGGTATTACCTCTATTATGATATGGTGTAAAATCCAAAGAATACAACTATGTGAATGAAACTATTGTTAAGTTTATGATAATAGAGGCAAATAGCTCTTAAAAGTTTATATTATACTGcatatcagaaaaaagaaaGGGATGTATAATATCTTTTTAACCTAAAAATCAAGTAATAATGTAAGTTGTTATACCACGAGTACTAGTATATATTCTCATTAAATCGTTACCATCTTTGAAAATATTGATcataaatatgaattttattttcctttattaaTCCAATGAACGAATTTATGCTCACTATCAGTTTTATAAAATAGTTTTAAGTTAGGTTAATGTGTTTGTACTGAATTATGTATTAAGGATGGTGGTTGATAGTTTGATGAATGATTATAGAAATGAAATAATTTTGTTATTGTTGTGACTCGAACAAATGAACTTTATTATGAGCTATTTATAGAGTTTATAAGCTGGCGCATCGTAATCAATTTGGTGTAACTAGATTTTTTTAGGCTAccactattttattaatttttggaTAATTCTCCTGAGATAATAtcttagatatttttttagatattatcctaaatatttttaacatgtaatttgttttagttagtttttagagCTTTTCATTATAATATCATAGATGCTTTACCAAACAAACTCATAAGAAATCTGAATACCTTGACTTTTTCATCTCAATTTCACGAAGCATTTTTGTTAAACTCCACATTTTAGGTGATTATGAGTTAAATAATGGTTTATTAGGTAGACTATTGTGTATCTAGCTTCTGCCTATAATATATTTAGCAGATGTTTAGAATTGAATATGCTATTTTCATCGCAAATCTATGGGTTAATAGCTaaatttgtttttgaaaagttacttattttttaaattagttttcaaatgatttttttagtcatattaatttttaaaagataaaatataagtCAAATTAATCCTTCTATTAATTAGATGATGACGCGTTATGTGCCATGTGACATGATGATGTGGTAGATTAATGTCACATATCATCATAAGATAATTAGTTGAGATGTTAGGTCAGTGACATCTAACATGCTATGTGTTACTTGACatgtaaaaaagttatttataatcaaaatagtccTTAAAAGTCTAGACATATGTTATTTTCAtcactaaaattttaaaaattattcaaattagtccttatataaattttttttattttttcttgataatattaaatttaaaatattttttgataatactaattttaatattattttttaaaccttaataaacaaaattctctttacataaaataataaaaataattaaattattataaagttattttgtcatttgtattttaaaattttatattttcaaattataattgttttatagtaaaatttattttatttaaatgagtttatcaaattattattgattatacatttaaaaatttaatattttaaatctcactaaataatatagtaattattttaaaatttaaatcttttaaattttttaaaattataatttttattattgtttaatttatatagTAGAACTCAATAATTGAAAAATCAATTTGTGAGATCATTTGTTGaatcttaatattttaatataattttttttaaataactactatatttatttagtaagattaaaagattaaaacatttaaaataactactattttatttagtgaaattcaaaatattaaaattagttatataCTAGTTATATACTAAAAGTTAtagaattttgaatttcactaaataaataagtagttattttaaaaaaaattatattaaaatattaagattCAACAAGTGATGTCATAAATCGGTTTTTCAATTATTGAGTTCTATcatataaattaaacaataataaaaattataattttaaaaaattcaaaagatttaaatttttactatattatttagtgaaatttaaaatattaaatttttaaatatataatcaacaataatttgataaattcgtttaaataaaaaaatttcactataaaaatttatagtttaaaaatgtaaaattttaaaatacaactgacaaaataattttataataatttaattatttttattattttatgtaaagagaattttatttattaaagtctaaaaaataatattaaaattagtactatcaaaagttattttaaatttaatattatgaagaaataaataaaatttgtataaggattaatttgattaatttttaaaattttagagataaaAATAACTTACGTCTAAACTTTCAGagactattttgattataaataacatttttacaTGTAAAGTAGCACGTGAAATATGTTAGATGTCACTAACCTGATCAATCATCTTGTAACACATGATATTAATTTATCACGTCATCATGTTATATAACACTTAAAGTGATGTTATCATCTAAATAACAAAAAGaccaatttaatttatattttatcttttaaaaatcaatataactaaaaaaattatttaaaactaatttaaagaATAAATAATCTTTTAGTAGAGACAaatttaactattatttttcCTCCACATTATTTTGGCATAATAATCGATAAAAAGAATGAAGTATCTACTGCTACTAAGAGATGATATTTTCGTTGTACAACAAATATTAGTGTGAACTAATTCAAGCATCTATTTAACATGTCATGCTTTTCCAAAAGAAAATGGTTGATAATATTACTTTCTAAATAAGCATCCTTTGCAAAATAAAATgcattttatataaaattgttATCATATCGGTTTGCCAATCTTTATTCAAAAACTTCTAATAAACTTATTAACTCTGTTAGTGTTATCTTCAATAAATCCTAgtgtcttttattgttgatATTTTAGAATCAAATTTGAGTGGcaaattaattagtattttttctaTTATCTTGTTATTTGACAAATCTTTTTCATcagcttttcttttaattactaAGCTCGTTAAGTTTGTACAGtaacaattttattttcttagaaTCTTCCGTTTCTATATTTGCATATTTTgtttaaaagtataatttatttatttaattattttttaataaaaaaatattttataatatatcaaaatatatctttaaaattcatcatccaaaaataaaaaaaatatatattttacaaaaaaataattataaaatcttcGTTTAAGTGTCACCTTTTATTTTTAGactataataaattaataatgaaAACAATTGTGTGGTTCCACGAAGACCAAGGCATATTTCCAGGCTTATCGAGTACTTAAAACCCGGCCACCAAGAATAAGTATCTCACATTTTGTTCTTATAATAACTATCTCACAtgcttttttatattttttcttttagagCAAGAGAGGCAGGGGTTAGAAAAATTCTAGTAAGAAGAGGAACaattattttaacttttaaaattctTGCTATCCTGGTTAACTATCATCAAATggaaatgaaaaataaaaatcaaaacgAAAATAGAAACATACACCATAATccatatatataaacaaatataattttgaaagaaaatatAATGAGGAATGATAAAACCTATAAATCATGAACGTACTGAAGCCATTGTCAGCAAGGTAATTGAAAGTGTGGCCATCACAATTGTAGGTGAAACGATTATTGGAGGAAGGAAGCTTTTGAAGGCACTGAGATGCAATTGTTTGAAAATTTCCCTTAAATTCAGTATACTCAGCAAGGATCACAGTGCCACGGGCTACAAAACTGTAAATCAAAGTTTGCTGCCCCATCTTCAGAAAACATAAAACAGAATGACCctgaaaaacaaagtgcaaGGGATTGAATGGAGAGGCTAGAAAGTATATGCAAGAGAGAAAATTGGTGAGGGTATTGGAAATGGAAACAAAATGGTTGATTTGTGTTGTA includes:
- the LOC130961890 gene encoding putative vesicle-associated membrane protein 726, which gives rise to MGQQTLIYSFVARGTVILAEYTEFKGNFQTIASQCLQKLPSSNNRFTYNCDGHTFNYLADNGFTYCVVAIESAGRQLPIAFLERVKDEFSKKYSGGKASTASANSLNREFGPKLKQQMQYCVDHPEEINKLAKVKAQVAEVKGVMMENIEKVLDRGEKIEMLVDKTDNLRSQAQDFRTQGTKMKKKMWIENMKIKLIVFGIALLLVFILFMSICRGFSCLGY